One window from the genome of Microbulbifer sp. ALW1 encodes:
- a CDS encoding LTA synthase family protein: protein MKRLTPFKTVLVFAAITLVILSISRLYLSILYFERIGSFPELLGILFQGVRVDLIIASYLYLIPMLVSIWLSGKLGARLTSALIKPWLCLALVLSVFMELVTPEFILEYDIRPNRLFIDYLGYPREVFGMLWEGYKPAIFLAVFGVLVIVISARKLLSRVSTETGSFSTMQKVCLTFIIFVVGVAAARSSLQHRPFNPAMVYYSNDNLVNSLMLNSTYSVLYAAYNTGSEEQAADLYGRMRPQEIIEAVQESAAIDNQPFLSKDIPTLRFHPASYQGAPKNIVILLQESLGARYVGSLGGEDLTPNLDALMPQGWVFNHAYATGTRSVRGIEAVFTGFSPGPSRSVVKLNKSQSGFFSLASLLKRHDYHTQFIYGGESHFDNMKSFFLGNGVDDIRDLSTFDEPRFVGSWGASDQDLYAEAHKQFVKLDKASRPFFSLVFTTSNHTPWEYPDNCPAAYSGNRQSRENAIRYADCALGEFIRKAKASDYWKDTLFLIIADHDSRVQGSDMVPIDHFRIPALILGAGVAPKVDARLVSQIDFPTTLLSLAGISDAHPMLGFDLTRAVPRSKQRAPIQYGENYSWLSADHAVVLRPKLPARVYAHDGNKLLEQLDNQQYEGEINRTKANALWSNLAYSKGFYRNAR from the coding sequence ATGAAACGATTGACACCCTTTAAGACTGTACTTGTATTTGCTGCGATAACGCTGGTTATTTTGTCCATTTCGCGACTTTACCTTTCTATTCTTTACTTTGAACGTATCGGATCCTTCCCTGAACTACTGGGGATTCTATTCCAGGGGGTGCGGGTAGACCTGATTATTGCCAGTTACCTTTATCTGATTCCGATGCTTGTCAGCATCTGGCTCAGCGGGAAGTTGGGCGCTCGTCTTACATCCGCGCTCATCAAGCCCTGGCTCTGTCTGGCGCTTGTCCTGAGCGTGTTTATGGAGCTGGTTACCCCTGAATTTATTCTTGAATACGATATTCGCCCGAATCGTCTATTTATCGATTACCTGGGCTATCCCAGAGAAGTATTCGGCATGTTGTGGGAAGGGTATAAGCCCGCGATTTTTCTCGCCGTATTCGGTGTTTTGGTCATTGTTATCTCCGCCAGGAAGTTGCTCTCCCGGGTTTCAACAGAGACTGGCTCCTTTTCGACAATGCAAAAGGTTTGCCTGACGTTCATTATTTTTGTTGTTGGTGTCGCCGCCGCGCGATCCAGCTTGCAACATCGTCCATTCAATCCGGCGATGGTTTATTACAGCAACGATAATCTGGTCAATTCACTGATGCTGAATTCGACATATTCCGTATTGTATGCGGCATACAATACGGGTTCAGAAGAGCAGGCGGCGGATCTCTATGGCCGGATGCGGCCGCAGGAGATTATCGAAGCGGTTCAGGAGTCTGCCGCGATAGACAATCAGCCGTTTCTTTCAAAGGATATTCCGACGTTACGTTTTCACCCTGCCAGTTATCAAGGGGCACCGAAAAACATCGTTATATTGCTCCAGGAGAGCCTCGGGGCTCGCTATGTCGGAAGCCTGGGCGGCGAGGACTTGACCCCCAATCTTGATGCGCTGATGCCTCAAGGCTGGGTGTTCAATCACGCCTACGCCACGGGTACCCGCTCTGTGAGGGGGATTGAGGCGGTGTTTACCGGTTTCTCTCCGGGGCCATCCCGCTCTGTAGTGAAGTTGAATAAAAGCCAGTCCGGGTTCTTCAGTCTGGCATCTCTACTAAAACGCCATGATTATCACACGCAGTTTATTTACGGGGGCGAAAGCCATTTCGATAACATGAAAAGCTTTTTCCTTGGTAACGGTGTGGATGACATCCGCGACCTGAGCACTTTTGATGAGCCCCGGTTTGTAGGGTCTTGGGGCGCCTCGGATCAAGATCTCTACGCCGAGGCGCACAAGCAGTTTGTCAAACTCGACAAAGCGTCAAGGCCGTTCTTCAGTCTGGTATTTACTACGTCGAACCATACTCCCTGGGAATACCCGGATAATTGTCCGGCGGCGTACTCCGGGAACAGGCAGTCGCGAGAGAATGCCATTCGATACGCGGATTGTGCCCTGGGTGAATTTATACGAAAGGCGAAAGCGTCAGATTACTGGAAAGACACCCTGTTTTTAATCATTGCGGATCACGATTCCAGAGTTCAGGGATCGGATATGGTTCCGATCGACCATTTCCGTATACCCGCATTGATTCTCGGTGCAGGTGTCGCGCCGAAGGTGGATGCCAGGCTGGTTTCTCAGATTGATTTTCCGACGACGCTACTATCGCTTGCCGGTATTAGTGATGCACATCCTATGCTGGGATTTGACTTGACCAGAGCGGTACCGCGTTCGAAGCAGCGCGCACCAATACAGTATGGTGAAAACTACTCCTGGCTGAGTGCCGATCATGCGGTTGTGTTACGACCTAAACTGCCCGCACGCGTTTATGCGCACGACGGCAACAAGCTGCTGGAACAGTTGGACAACCAGCAATATGAGGGCGAGATCAATCGCACAAAAGCAAATGCTTTGTGGAGTAACCTCGCATACTCAAAAGGCTTCTATCGAAATGCGCGCTAG
- a CDS encoding S9 family peptidase: MSHSSERPKITVAPYGSWDSIITSDLLTAGNVRLSEPRLAGNCAYWLESRPAEKGRSVIVQQDADGNKRDILPAPLSTRSKAHEYGGASYLVADKSVYFVLAADQRIYHLPMNSSVPEPITAEGPCHYADLTFDAKRERLICVQEDCSGSGEPVARIVAISLKDKNYSVETLVEGADFYSNPALAPDGSQLAFLRWHHPNMPWDATELCKAEVTPSGSLSNIEQVAGGSNESLFQPQWSPDGKLYYVSDRSNWWNIYELGKNKPLWEKAAEFATPQWVFGMSTYGFLNAHEILCTFTQDGRWHLGKINLEDGSHKTIEQPFCDIEGIRCSNGQALFIGSGPGQFPAVVRYDSAREEIQTISLSSSKELPETFLSHAQAMEFSVDNRQVHAFYYPPCNPNYVAPEGEKPPTIVFSHGGPTGATSAGLNLKIQYWTSRGFAILDVNYSGSTGYGRAYRDRLKDTWGITDVEDVCAGAEFLVAQGLADPQRLLIKGGSAGGYTVLAALTFHNTFSAGASHYGIGDLTTLARDTHKFESRYLDKLVGPWPEAESIYRDRSPINHIEQLNCPVIFFQGMEDKVVPPNQAEAMVAALKQRGLPVAYITFSEEGHGFRAASSIQMALEGELEFYSRIFHFPLAKPGPGIRIDNLGD; encoded by the coding sequence ATGTCACACTCTTCAGAGCGCCCCAAAATCACCGTCGCCCCCTACGGCAGCTGGGATTCCATCATCACCAGCGATCTGTTGACCGCAGGCAACGTGCGCCTCAGTGAACCCCGGCTGGCCGGCAATTGTGCCTACTGGCTGGAATCCCGCCCCGCGGAAAAAGGCCGCTCCGTAATCGTTCAACAGGATGCAGACGGGAACAAACGGGATATTCTCCCCGCCCCCTTGAGCACACGCTCGAAAGCACACGAATACGGCGGCGCCAGCTATCTGGTTGCCGACAAGAGTGTTTATTTCGTACTGGCTGCAGACCAGCGTATTTATCACCTGCCGATGAACAGTTCGGTGCCGGAACCCATCACCGCTGAGGGGCCCTGCCATTACGCGGACCTCACTTTCGATGCAAAACGCGAACGACTGATCTGTGTGCAGGAAGATTGCTCCGGCAGCGGCGAACCGGTAGCGAGAATCGTCGCGATCAGCCTCAAGGATAAAAACTATTCCGTTGAAACTCTGGTCGAAGGCGCTGACTTCTATTCCAACCCCGCCCTTGCCCCCGACGGTAGCCAACTGGCCTTCCTGCGCTGGCATCACCCCAATATGCCCTGGGATGCCACCGAGCTCTGCAAGGCAGAAGTCACCCCTAGCGGGAGTCTGAGTAATATCGAGCAGGTCGCCGGCGGCAGCAACGAATCGCTGTTCCAGCCCCAGTGGTCCCCGGACGGAAAACTCTACTATGTGTCCGACCGCAGCAACTGGTGGAACATTTATGAACTGGGGAAAAACAAACCGCTGTGGGAAAAAGCCGCAGAGTTTGCAACGCCCCAGTGGGTGTTCGGCATGTCCACTTACGGTTTCCTGAATGCCCATGAAATTCTCTGCACCTTCACCCAGGATGGCCGCTGGCATCTCGGCAAAATCAATCTGGAAGACGGCAGTCACAAAACCATTGAGCAGCCCTTTTGTGATATCGAGGGCATTCGCTGCAGCAACGGTCAGGCGTTGTTTATCGGCAGTGGCCCGGGGCAATTTCCCGCCGTGGTCCGCTATGACAGCGCCCGAGAAGAAATCCAAACCATTTCCCTGAGCAGCAGCAAAGAACTACCGGAGACATTCCTGTCGCACGCGCAGGCCATGGAATTTTCCGTGGACAACCGCCAGGTGCACGCCTTCTACTACCCGCCCTGCAACCCCAACTATGTAGCGCCAGAGGGTGAGAAGCCCCCAACCATCGTTTTCAGTCATGGCGGTCCAACAGGTGCCACCTCCGCGGGCCTGAATCTGAAAATCCAGTACTGGACCAGCCGCGGCTTTGCCATTCTGGACGTCAATTACTCCGGTAGCACCGGGTATGGCCGGGCGTACCGGGATCGCCTCAAGGACACCTGGGGGATTACCGATGTCGAAGATGTCTGTGCCGGTGCAGAGTTCCTGGTCGCCCAGGGATTGGCTGACCCACAGCGCCTGCTGATCAAAGGTGGCAGCGCTGGCGGCTACACCGTGTTGGCAGCGTTGACCTTTCACAACACCTTTTCCGCCGGAGCCAGCCACTACGGCATTGGCGACCTGACTACCCTCGCCCGCGACACCCACAAATTCGAGTCGCGCTACCTCGACAAACTGGTGGGCCCATGGCCTGAGGCGGAGTCCATCTACCGGGACAGATCCCCCATCAATCACATAGAGCAGCTCAATTGCCCGGTCATATTTTTCCAGGGCATGGAAGACAAAGTGGTACCGCCGAATCAGGCCGAGGCAATGGTTGCCGCGCTGAAGCAGCGCGGCCTGCCCGTGGCTTACATCACCTTCAGCGAAGAGGGGCACGGCTTTCGCGCCGCCAGTAGTATCCAAATGGCACTAGAGGGAGAACTGGAATTTTACAGCCGCATATTCCATTTCCCCCTTGCCAAGCCGGGACCCGGTATTCGCATCGACAACCTCGGCGATTAA
- a CDS encoding sodium:alanine symporter family protein: MQALLDSLASIVGWGNSLTWGGIGGYWWLGILIAALVPAGIYFTVRTRFIQIRSFGHMIRVMARSFHKEHEDSVSSFQAFATSAAARVGTGNIAGVAVAITAGGPGAVFWMWMVALVGMATSLIENILAQTFKEKGEEHGTFRGGPAYYIDKGLGKRWKWLSIVFSVFLVICFGFFFNAVQANAMAEAIHAAWGIHPLIVGVLVAVLAAVIVFGGIKTIGQFAGIVVPIMALCYIIIALVVIAMNLPRIPEVLSLIFSNAFGMQEAGAGAFGAVVANGIKRGLFSNEAGMGSSPNVGAAADVKHPAVQGYVQMASVFLDTMMICTATAAIILLSHVPLSGNMEGVTLTQAALASEVGAWGNSFVAIALIFFAFTSIIANYYYAETNIFYLWHTRTSIFCYRALYIGFILFGAWVAYSSSSDNFALLWNMADMSMGFMASANLLAILLLSGVAFKVLGDYEAQRARGIEEPVFDARQYQIPGVEHDVWDGTDARGKGVEK; this comes from the coding sequence ATGCAAGCTCTTCTGGATAGCCTGGCATCGATTGTCGGATGGGGTAATAGCCTGACCTGGGGCGGTATAGGCGGATACTGGTGGCTGGGGATTCTGATCGCTGCCCTGGTTCCGGCGGGCATTTACTTCACGGTACGTACGCGTTTTATCCAGATTCGTTCGTTCGGCCACATGATCCGGGTCATGGCCCGCAGCTTCCACAAAGAGCATGAGGACTCGGTTTCTTCTTTCCAGGCATTTGCAACCAGCGCCGCGGCCAGGGTAGGGACGGGCAATATTGCCGGCGTGGCGGTCGCCATTACTGCCGGGGGACCCGGTGCGGTTTTCTGGATGTGGATGGTGGCGCTGGTGGGTATGGCAACCAGCCTGATCGAAAACATTCTTGCGCAGACCTTCAAGGAGAAAGGGGAGGAGCACGGGACATTTCGCGGTGGACCGGCTTACTACATCGATAAGGGGTTGGGTAAGCGATGGAAATGGCTCTCCATTGTTTTTTCTGTGTTTCTGGTGATCTGTTTCGGGTTCTTTTTCAATGCGGTGCAGGCAAACGCGATGGCCGAAGCCATTCATGCGGCCTGGGGTATTCACCCGCTGATCGTCGGGGTACTTGTAGCGGTGCTTGCCGCTGTGATCGTCTTCGGCGGGATCAAGACCATTGGTCAGTTCGCGGGCATTGTGGTGCCTATTATGGCGCTCTGCTACATCATCATTGCCCTGGTCGTTATCGCCATGAACCTGCCCCGGATACCGGAAGTCCTATCCCTGATCTTCAGTAACGCATTCGGTATGCAGGAGGCCGGCGCTGGGGCTTTTGGTGCGGTGGTGGCCAACGGTATCAAGCGCGGCCTGTTTTCCAACGAGGCCGGTATGGGCTCTTCACCGAATGTGGGGGCGGCGGCCGATGTGAAGCATCCCGCGGTCCAGGGCTACGTGCAGATGGCATCGGTGTTTCTCGATACCATGATGATCTGTACGGCCACTGCGGCCATCATTCTGCTAAGCCATGTACCGCTATCCGGTAACATGGAAGGCGTGACCCTGACCCAGGCGGCGCTGGCCAGTGAGGTAGGTGCCTGGGGAAACAGTTTTGTTGCCATCGCACTGATCTTTTTCGCGTTTACGTCGATCATCGCCAATTACTATTACGCCGAGACCAATATCTTCTACCTGTGGCATACCCGCACTTCCATTTTCTGCTATCGGGCGCTGTATATCGGTTTCATCCTGTTTGGTGCCTGGGTGGCCTACAGCAGCAGTTCGGATAACTTTGCGCTCCTGTGGAATATGGCGGATATGTCTATGGGTTTTATGGCGTCAGCCAACCTGCTGGCCATTCTGTTGTTGTCCGGGGTGGCGTTTAAAGTGCTCGGTGACTACGAGGCTCAGCGGGCGCGGGGTATTGAGGAGCCGGTTTTTGATGCCCGCCAGTATCAGATTCCTGGAGTCGAGCACGATGTATGGGATGGCACCGATGCACGCGGCAAAGGTGTCGAGAAGTAG
- the yciH gene encoding stress response translation initiation inhibitor YciH has protein sequence MSNKERDNNRLVYSTDRGRIKEAPAAEKRHQSDGIVRIQRETKGRKGKGVTCVRGVEGTDSELKLLLAELKKRCGCGGALKDGVIEIQGDKREEIKAVLEAKSFKVKLAGG, from the coding sequence ATGAGCAATAAAGAGCGTGATAATAACCGTCTTGTTTACTCCACCGACCGCGGCCGAATCAAAGAAGCGCCGGCGGCAGAAAAGCGCCACCAGAGCGATGGCATTGTGCGTATTCAACGGGAAACCAAGGGCCGCAAAGGCAAAGGGGTAACCTGTGTGCGAGGTGTCGAGGGCACAGACAGCGAACTCAAGCTGCTGTTAGCAGAGCTGAAAAAGCGCTGTGGATGTGGTGGCGCCCTGAAAGATGGTGTCATCGAGATTCAGGGCGATAAGCGGGAAGAAATCAAAGCGGTACTGGAAGCCAAAAGTTTCAAGGTAAAACTGGCGGGGGGCTGA
- a CDS encoding ion transporter codes for MALTGTRKWLNEVIFGTDTPAGKNFDVFLIWTILLSVGLVLLASVESWWVRFGDLFYALEWFFTGLFTIEYLLRIYCARDRRAYVFSFYGIVDLMAILPSYLALIFTGATYLMVIRLLRVLRIFRVLKLVRYLSDANLLMRSLWQARRRILVFYASVLVICIIFGSLMFIVEGPKHGFTSIPKSIYWTIVTITTVGFGDITPQTSLGQAIASMTMLIGYSIIAVPTGIVTAELAHELGREKQLARCHNCGRAGHDADSEYCKHCGYKLEDFETPTDHG; via the coding sequence ATGGCCCTGACTGGTACCCGCAAATGGCTGAACGAAGTGATCTTCGGTACGGATACGCCGGCGGGGAAGAATTTTGACGTATTTTTGATCTGGACCATTCTGCTGAGTGTGGGGCTGGTATTGCTGGCATCGGTGGAGAGCTGGTGGGTTCGCTTTGGTGATCTCTTTTATGCCCTGGAGTGGTTTTTCACCGGCCTCTTCACCATTGAGTACCTGCTGCGCATTTATTGCGCCCGGGATCGCCGCGCTTACGTCTTCAGTTTTTATGGCATCGTCGACCTGATGGCGATTTTGCCCAGTTACCTGGCGCTGATCTTTACCGGTGCCACTTACCTGATGGTGATCCGGCTGCTGCGGGTATTGCGGATATTCCGGGTACTGAAGCTGGTACGTTACCTCAGTGATGCCAACCTGCTGATGCGATCCCTGTGGCAGGCGCGGCGGCGGATCCTGGTGTTCTACGCCAGCGTACTGGTGATTTGCATCATTTTTGGCAGCCTCATGTTCATCGTTGAGGGGCCAAAGCACGGTTTCACCAGTATCCCCAAAAGTATTTACTGGACCATTGTCACCATCACCACTGTAGGCTTCGGCGATATCACCCCTCAAACCTCGCTGGGGCAGGCGATTGCCTCCATGACCATGTTGATCGGTTACTCCATCATTGCCGTACCCACCGGGATTGTGACGGCGGAGCTGGCCCATGAACTGGGGCGGGAGAAGCAGTTGGCGCGCTGCCATAATTGTGGCCGTGCCGGCCACGATGCAGACTCCGAATACTGCAAGCATTGCGGGTACAAGCTGGAAGATTTCGAAACACCGACCGATCACGGTTGA
- a CDS encoding serine hydrolase domain-containing protein, producing the protein MDIQGYCAPGFEALYDAFATNFRDHGDVGASFCAVQQGEVIASLWAGTTDRAGERAFEEDTLANVFSSSKGILALIALQQVAAGKLDLDLPVAHYWPEFAAAGKGAITGRQLLCHRSGVIAFRNKVPDDLIYDWAAALEQVAITEPWWEPGTQQGYSPFLYGWTLGGLIEKASGETLMSLYRSGVAEPLDLDGGFGALGHRSSSIADVGPLKKPLPELRDNAIGRSIKEDRQGPVATAFTNPVTLMMGTNGEQWRGALIPAANGHFSARDLASVYGDLAGDAPSLLPADVLREATREQSRGQDAILQTDVAFGCGFLKSSSARDLYFGSDVGFGHPGAGGSIGFADPEAELGFGYVTSRMGQSLFMDQRAVGLLECLYRLM; encoded by the coding sequence ATGGATATTCAGGGATACTGCGCACCGGGTTTTGAAGCCCTGTACGATGCTTTTGCAACCAATTTTCGCGACCACGGTGATGTGGGAGCCTCGTTCTGCGCTGTGCAGCAGGGCGAGGTTATCGCCTCGCTGTGGGCGGGAACTACGGATCGGGCGGGGGAGCGGGCATTTGAGGAAGATACGCTCGCCAACGTATTTTCCTCCTCGAAAGGCATTCTGGCACTGATCGCGCTGCAGCAGGTGGCAGCGGGCAAGCTGGATCTGGACCTGCCTGTGGCGCACTACTGGCCGGAATTTGCCGCTGCCGGTAAAGGGGCGATCACCGGGCGCCAATTGCTGTGCCACCGCTCCGGGGTGATTGCATTTCGGAACAAGGTCCCCGACGACTTGATCTACGACTGGGCCGCGGCTCTGGAACAGGTGGCGATTACGGAGCCCTGGTGGGAGCCGGGCACCCAGCAGGGGTATTCCCCGTTTCTGTATGGTTGGACCCTCGGCGGCCTGATTGAGAAAGCCAGCGGCGAGACCTTGATGTCCCTGTACCGGTCGGGGGTGGCGGAGCCACTGGATCTGGATGGTGGCTTTGGTGCCCTCGGGCATCGCTCGTCTTCCATCGCCGATGTCGGCCCCCTCAAGAAACCGTTGCCGGAGTTGCGCGACAATGCCATTGGTCGCTCCATCAAAGAGGATAGGCAGGGGCCGGTGGCAACCGCGTTTACCAATCCGGTGACCCTGATGATGGGCACCAATGGCGAGCAGTGGCGGGGTGCGTTGATTCCTGCGGCCAATGGCCATTTCAGTGCCCGCGACCTGGCCTCCGTGTATGGCGATCTGGCGGGGGACGCTCCCAGCTTGTTGCCTGCGGATGTGCTGCGAGAGGCAACCCGCGAACAGAGTCGCGGACAAGACGCCATACTGCAGACAGATGTGGCCTTCGGCTGCGGCTTTCTCAAGTCGTCTTCGGCCAGAGATCTGTATTTTGGAAGTGATGTCGGTTTCGGTCACCCCGGGGCCGGCGGCAGTATCGGCTTTGCGGATCCGGAAGCGGAGCTGGGTTTTGGCTATGTGACTTCGCGCATGGGGCAAAGCCTGTTTATGGACCAGCGTGCCGTCGGGTTGCTGGAGTGCCTTTACCGCTTGATGTAA
- a CDS encoding SlyX family protein, whose protein sequence is MSEDMQQLSARVDELESRLAFQEDTLSQLNDLIATQDAQIRALVGRLKEVSEKYQDLSYEVQKGGQPADEKPPHY, encoded by the coding sequence ATGAGTGAAGATATGCAGCAGCTCAGTGCACGGGTGGATGAACTGGAAAGCCGCCTGGCGTTCCAAGAGGATACGCTGAGCCAATTGAATGACCTGATTGCTACCCAGGACGCGCAAATACGGGCACTTGTTGGCCGTCTGAAAGAAGTGTCGGAAAAGTATCAGGACCTGTCTTACGAGGTACAGAAGGGCGGCCAGCCGGCGGACGAAAAGCCGCCACATTATTAA
- a CDS encoding OmpA family protein, protein MKKWVAILALGSLVGCTTLDPYTQESKTSNAAKGAGAGAVAGAIIGAATASKSDRKKGAITGAIGGAAIGGGVGYYMDRQEMALRQRLEGSGVRVQREGDNIRLIMPGNITFATGRYEIRSDFYDTLDSVVLVLNEFDKTAIRVSGHTDSTGSDVTNQNLSERRAQSVANFFTTRSVAAGRVQAVGYGERYPIASNDSDAGRQANRRVELELLPLQ, encoded by the coding sequence ATGAAAAAGTGGGTAGCTATTCTTGCCCTGGGCTCACTGGTTGGTTGTACCACCCTGGACCCTTACACCCAGGAAAGTAAAACCAGCAATGCAGCGAAAGGCGCCGGCGCCGGTGCCGTAGCCGGTGCCATCATTGGCGCGGCAACTGCCAGCAAGAGCGACCGCAAGAAGGGCGCCATCACCGGCGCAATTGGTGGTGCAGCCATTGGCGGCGGTGTGGGTTACTACATGGATCGTCAGGAGATGGCTCTGCGCCAGCGCCTGGAAGGCAGTGGCGTACGCGTTCAGCGTGAAGGTGACAACATTCGCCTGATCATGCCGGGCAACATCACTTTCGCAACTGGCCGTTACGAAATCCGTTCCGATTTCTACGACACCCTGGATTCCGTGGTACTGGTACTGAACGAATTCGACAAAACTGCGATTCGTGTAAGCGGCCACACCGACAGCACCGGTTCTGATGTTACCAACCAGAACCTGAGTGAGCGTCGCGCCCAGTCCGTAGCTAACTTCTTCACCACCCGCAGCGTTGCCGCAGGTCGTGTGCAGGCAGTGGGCTACGGTGAGCGTTACCCCATCGCTAGCAACGATTCCGACGCCGGTCGTCAGGCCAACCGTCGCGTAGAGCTGGAATTACTTCCGCTCCAGTAG
- a CDS encoding STAS/SEC14 domain-containing protein — protein MIEHCWHHDHDILEIRPVAELKPAEFRALAAQVDPVICQHGYLQGMLIDARHFRGWQNFAALVSHCVFTRNQHRHLHRIAVLSDNPLLSFMPQLLNHFVAAEVRPFPVADGETALEWLAHPG, from the coding sequence ATGATCGAGCACTGCTGGCATCACGACCACGATATTCTGGAGATTCGGCCCGTCGCCGAACTGAAGCCGGCGGAGTTTCGGGCATTGGCCGCGCAGGTTGACCCGGTCATCTGCCAGCACGGCTACTTGCAGGGCATGCTGATTGATGCACGGCATTTTCGCGGCTGGCAAAACTTCGCTGCTTTGGTCTCCCACTGTGTCTTTACTCGTAACCAGCATCGTCACCTGCACCGTATCGCCGTGCTCTCTGATAACCCCCTCCTGAGTTTTATGCCGCAACTGCTGAACCATTTTGTCGCTGCCGAAGTGCGTCCCTTTCCCGTGGCCGATGGGGAGACCGCACTGGAATGGTTGGCACATCCCGGGTAA
- a CDS encoding class I SAM-dependent methyltransferase, whose product MQLAVTAADESFSAPAEVLAEQLQLPFLGPVAEKFIDDVPFVLRLGSQLQLCATGRKAPGPVAVDFVSGAAAHRRKFGGGKGQQIAKAVGVRSGFYPEVVDATAGLGRDAFVLASIGCNVRLLERNPVVYALLENGLARLREAAVADPELAAVAARMQLEPRVESAAAWLAAQPPESIPVVYLDPMFPSREKSAKVKKEMAAFHDLVGCDEDADCLLQPAFAASYYRTVVKRPRIAPDLAGEKPSLRFEGKSGRFDVYTRHGVPG is encoded by the coding sequence ATGCAGTTGGCTGTTACTGCTGCGGATGAATCTTTCTCTGCGCCGGCCGAGGTCCTGGCGGAGCAATTGCAGCTCCCGTTTCTCGGCCCGGTGGCGGAAAAATTTATTGATGACGTGCCTTTCGTATTGCGCCTCGGGTCGCAGCTGCAACTGTGCGCGACCGGGCGCAAGGCGCCGGGGCCGGTGGCTGTCGATTTTGTCAGTGGTGCTGCGGCGCATCGACGCAAGTTTGGTGGCGGTAAAGGTCAGCAGATTGCCAAAGCGGTCGGGGTGCGTAGCGGTTTCTATCCGGAGGTTGTGGATGCCACTGCAGGGCTCGGGCGCGATGCGTTCGTGCTGGCCTCGATTGGATGCAATGTGCGACTGCTGGAGCGCAACCCGGTGGTTTACGCCCTGCTGGAAAACGGTCTTGCCCGATTGAGAGAGGCGGCGGTAGCGGACCCTGAACTGGCTGCTGTGGCCGCGCGAATGCAACTGGAACCTCGGGTAGAGAGTGCGGCAGCCTGGCTGGCTGCGCAACCGCCGGAGTCGATACCGGTGGTATACCTGGACCCCATGTTCCCGAGCCGGGAGAAGAGCGCCAAGGTCAAAAAAGAGATGGCGGCATTTCACGACCTGGTGGGGTGCGATGAAGATGCAGACTGTTTGCTGCAGCCGGCATTCGCCGCCAGTTACTACCGCACGGTGGTCAAGCGCCCTCGTATTGCGCCGGATCTTGCGGGGGAGAAGCCGAGCCTGCGCTTTGAGGGCAAGTCCGGCCGCTTCGATGTGTACACCCGCCACGGCGTCCCCGGGTAA